In one window of Osmia lignaria lignaria isolate PbOS001 chromosome 11, iyOsmLign1, whole genome shotgun sequence DNA:
- the Vps24 gene encoding vacuolar protein sorting 24, protein MGLFGKSQERNPKDMVQEWTHKLRKEGYQLDRQVRAIQREEEKIKRSLKEAAKKGDKDVCKILAKEIIRARKTCNKIYTSKAHLNSISLQMKNQLATIRVAGSVSKSTEVMQAMQSLVRVPEVAATMRELSKEMMKAGIIEEMLDETMDSIEDSEEVEDEADEEIDKILWEVTAGQLGTAPAVVTETPGSVVASTSAEEEGEEVDDKELEEMKMRLQSLRS, encoded by the exons ATGGGTTTGTTTGGCAAATCCCAGGAAAGAAATCCAAAAGATATG GTTCAAGAATGGACACATAAATTAAGGAAGGAGGGTTATCAACTCGACAGACAGGTTAGAG CAATTCAACGGGAAGAGGAGAAAATAAAACGTTCTCTAAAAGAAGCAGCTAAGAAAGGTGATAAGGATGTATGCAAAATACTTGCAAAGGAAATCATACGTGCCCGTAAAACTTGCAATAAAATCTATACATCAAAAGCTCACTTGAACTCTATTTCTTTGCAAATGAAAAATCAGTTGGCTACTATTAGAGTAGCAGGTTCTGTGTCAAAATCTACAGAAGTAATGCAAGCAATGCAGTCATTAGTCAGGGTACCCGAAGTAGCTGCTACAATGAGAGAACTGTCAAAAGAAATGATGAAAGCTGGAATTATTGAAGAAATGTTGGATGAAACTATGGACTCTATAGAAGACTCTGAAGAAGTAGAAGATGAGGCAGATGAGGAAATAGATAAA ATTTTATGGGAAGTTACAGCAGGCCAGTTAGGTACTGCACCTGCAGTTGTTACAGAAACCCCAGGATCAGTTGTAGCATCTACATCTGCTGAAGAAGAAGGGGAAGAAGTAGATGATAAAGAACtcgaagaaatgaaaatgagaCTTCAAAGTCTTCGTAGTTAG
- the LOC117603976 gene encoding uncharacterized protein LOC117603976, which produces MQRILLSLVDSPLFTLETTKSGWVHYFQSFFFFFLLLLYIFMVRSLAQDLTLNVNFDKPISVTNEKFLSLTVDPATLLTGSALSKDFEKSINLARALSPAYIRFEGPGRSFFRFADPDAKDKNRITILTESDWIRTHQWAKKSGLDVIACISPDYQRDETEDTREIVSFSDHVAFNTSWQLGYECQTGCNISASDLARQTVNLRKILNEFPRYSNSIVAGPDVVAYRSDKQRQYLRDYFDIASPALSAITWHPDLAGVTLDNEGAFIHEDNLEKDREELLKVIGRFVDKQPLWIAESKPEECKNLYIGALILARRLGNAARSKINVLMRQPTDLTHPSPDYWVSLLHKTLVGQKVFDVKIQSSSKNHVFLYCQCTKASNRYQRGSVTIFGVNLNPEETIIDLKEMKINTVHEYVLSPGFDSLNRMFSESVFLNNKTLNLINDTVPELYPVILKDPEGLKLELHPGGIGFWVLPDLKIKSCMEDDASFNSSEDFQSEEELKVHVTRSVQDRSALKTEKKQKIDSEASRKSILKRELNKLRKYAKKRLNDYEITKSPLKSEDSSTSKAEDTKQESQNDIQNKLQEFKDRILRIRSISNSNKMKSRLNKVVSDVSSLVSKVQNALDPTKQEIDHSDKIKSPRSAKNHLKDLYDFLNRVNLNKPIGAIKQNRLFKRDVTEVIRPSVIEWDKSDSDEHTFYGFFKMNPAEGFPEGDVHFATAEHPEIRNNGRSEGTDFNVPAPEYDDYEEYEYDYPTRVDEPFFGRPRTLNDKSKISARRSVELWEAEGFPMRNGRSKREAKDLNAILDQEMIKEDDANSKDCKCRVIRHPQSCNCRPKRDIVKPIESVESATVSEVASLTSHDMADVEVFSELKEAPMEAVESEQNVPIDLEGIPSEIGVTPFTTPLISRETIGARSVNLEEINSGSTLSTVSSSISKKGDESTRSHRTPIRGGRRKFFLKKSRQDETKETTIDTLEDPAEYSSNSWENSTSSSSNETATEEGEESSSTTFKSATLWEPDIAKEAEMDYNNDQAAVASSKRQVVNENVPKVSAKAANKSTSPSLKDFRRNRRQRPNRLNRKLKTNIAKARESRLMQRAKVLSALVKMIRGKTGDEVYKFRPKSRSRTKSGERSKTRKGQGQTINDKSPEKKNIILQQVQKSIDNEMNEMVNEKDRNLKRRHVWEMIDDDEDFKDVMDSEKLACVLVYNPTNDEDNESYESIEKRDAPITEIVRTTDIRERLFNPKNQRSHCDSTLMEHSDPDSVRKEIVELKDLYEKEAATIGESDEDDGDDGTTYFVLVENLDRPRFFRLQEKQRNVQKSSPPLRYSNNYRYNQPKKEIFVIDPSEYRGGEPILQPYRDPLKSRPNFRSRNLYEVIRKSLQKPYNIRTVEQRKREDKVTNEDVSETSEKLSENVNTGELLKVLIDNLDLQSVEELFKQLDKYNTTDEKRNFIRSIVEEMRKKRSEDEESSEIMRNSRENESLEILNNEEVMDQTESYLDVSIEQDTQSNEDDTTFEVSIIGEHPPERIIGRRRRDTSTKPGKNYSKWFKSSKIMEILEKNEHFGRLPRQAVDQEKINENADMVQPSVLQQLEGSSSPEIQTSTEMDDIEKSLVQKVPIERYTKKEDLNDENGLQSLIQKSIPSLQNVVVDSLQKARNFTGSVEELIENLDEKFDEATSGEDENNSINSRSITTTQAVFHNAITNVKKFFALLGGITRILQG; this is translated from the exons TGCACTActttcaatctttttttttttt CTTTTTGCTGCTCCTATACATCTTCATGGTTCGTTCTTTGGCTCAAGATTTAACACTGAACGTCAACTTTGATAAACCTATCTCGGTTACCAACGAAAAGTTTCTTAGTCTCACTGTTGACCCAGCAACCCTGCTGACCGGAAGTGCTCTAAG caAGGATTTTGAGAAGAGCATAAATTTGGCAAGAGCACTTAGCCCGGCATACATAAGATTCGAAGGACCAGGTAGATCCTTCTTCCGGTTTGCCGATCCAGACGCGAAGGATAAGAACAGAATAACTATCCTAACTG AATCTGATTGGATTCGAACTCATCAATGGGCGAAAAAATCAGGATTGGACGTAATAGCTTGCATCTCACCGGATTATCAACGAGATGAAACCGAAGACACGAGGGAGATAGTTTCTTTCAGCGATCACGTGGCTTTCAACACGAGTTGGCAACTGGGATACG aatgtCAGACAGGATGCAACATCTCAGCCAGCGATTTAGCGAGACAGACGGTGAATCTACGAAAAATACTGAACGAATTTCCGAGATACTCGAACAGCATCGTTGCTGGACCGGATGTCGTCGCTTATAGAAGCGATAAGCAACGACAGTACCTTCGAGATTATTTTGATATCGCTTCTCCTGCACTTTCAGCGATCACTTGGCATCC TGATTTAGCTGGAGTGACTTTGGACAACGAAGGAGCCTTCATACATGAAGATAATTTAGAGAAGGACAGAGAAGAGCTTCTGAAAGTGATTGGTCGCTTCGTGGATAAACAGCCATTGTGGATTG CGGAATCCAAACCAGAGGAATGCAAGAACCTCTACATTGGGGCGCTGATTTTAGCGAGAAGATTAGGCAATGCAGCAAGATCGAAGATAAACGTTCTAATGAGGCAACCGACTGATTTAACTCACCCATCACCA GATTACTGGGTGTCTTTGCTCCACAAAACTCTCGTTGGACAAAAGGTATTCGATGTAAAGATTCAATCCAGTAGCAAGAATCACGTGTTCCTCTACTGTCAATGCACCAAAGCTTCGAACAGATACCAGAGAGGGTCTGTCACAATTTTTGGCGTGAATTTAAACCCTGAAGAGACTATCATTGATTTGAAGGAGATGAAAATCAACACGGTCCATGAATACGTTCTTTCACCAGGTTTCGATTCGCTCAATAGAATGTTTTCTGA GAGTGTTTTCTTGAATAATAAGACACTGAATTTGATCAACGACACAGTTCCTGAATTGTATCCGGTTATTTTGAAAGATCCAGAAGGTTTAAAACTTGAATTGCATCCAGGTGGCATCGGTTTTTGGGTCCTTCCTGATTTAAAA ATCAAATCATGCATGGAAGATGATGCAAGTTTTAACTCTTCCGAAGATTTCCAAAGTGAAGAGGAGCTGAAAGTTCACGTTACGAGATCCGTGCAAGATCGATCAGCTTTGAAAACTGAGAAAAAACAGAAAATTGATTCTGAAGCATCCAGGAAGTCAATCTTGAAAAGAGAGCTCAATAAACTGCGGAAGTACGCGAAGAAAAGGTTGAACGATTACGAGATCACGAAGTCCCCATTGAAATCTGAAGATTCTTCCACTTCTAAAGCAGAAGATACCAAGCAGGAATCGCAGAACGATATTCAAAACAAATTACAAGAATTCAAGGATCGCATATTACGAATAAGAAGCATATCAAATTCGAACAAAATGAAATCCAGGCTCAACAAAGTCGTTTCGGACGTATCGTCGCTGGTATCCAAGGTACAGAACGCTTTGGATCCAACGAAACAGGAAATCGATCATTCAGACAAAATAAAATCACCAAGAAGTGCGAAGAATCATTTGAAGGATCTCTACGATTTTCTGAATCGCGTTAATTTAAATAAACCAATCGGTGCAATCAAACAAAATAGGTTGTTCAAACGGGATGTTACAGAGGTGATACGCCCGAGTGTAATTGAATGGGACAAAAGTGACAGTGATGAACATACGTTTTATGGATTCTTCAAAATGAATCCTGCGGAAGGATTCCCGGAAGGTGACGTGCATTTCGCCACTGCGGAACATCCTGAAATAAGGAACAATGGAAGAAGTGAAGGAACAGATTTTAATGTTCCAGCACCAGAGTACGATGATTACGAGGAGTACGAGTACGATTATCCGACTAGAGTCGACGAACCCTTTTTCGGACGACCAAGGACGTTGAATGATAAAAGTAAGATTAGCGCAAGGAGATCTGTTGAACTTTGGGAAGCAGAAGGGTTTCCCATGAGAAATGGAAGGTCTAAAAGAGAAGCCAAAGACTTGAACGCTATACTGGATCAAGAAATGATCAAGGAAGACGATGCGAATTCAAAAGACTGCAAGTGTAGAGTCATTCGACATCCACAGTCCTGTAATTGCCGACCAAAGAGGGATATTGTGAAACCCATAGAGTCTGTGGAGTCCGCAACTGTTTCCGAAGTAGCATCTTTAACTTCGCACGATATGGCAGACGTAGAAGTATTTTCGGAGCTTAAAGAAGCGCCTATGGAGGCTGTGGAGAGTGAACAGAATGTACCGATTGATTTGGAGGGAATTCCAAGTGAGATTGGTGTAACTCCGTTTACAACTCCCTTAATTTCAAGGGAAACAATCGGTGCACGTTCTGTAAATCTTGAAGAGATCAATTCTGGATCCACATTGTCCACAGTCTCTTCGTCGATTTCAAAGAAAGGCGACGAATCGACTCGATCTCATAGAACGCCGATTCGTGGCGGAAGAAGGAAGTTTTTTCTTAAGAAATCGAGGCAGGACGAGACGAAGGAGACCACGATCGATACTCTCGAGGATCCTGCGGAATATAGTTCGAATAGTTGGGAAAATTCTACATCCTCCAGCAGCAACGAGACTGCAACGGAAGAGGGCGAAGAAAGTTCAAGTACCACGTTCAAATCGGCTACTTTATGGGAACCGGATATCGCGAAAGAGGCCGAGATGGATTATAATAATGATCAAGCAGCCGTGGCAAGCTCCAAGAGGCAAGTCGTCAATGAAAATGTTCCAAAGGTATCCGCGAAAGCTGCAAACAAGTCAACAAGTCCATCGTTGAAAGATTTTCGACGAAATCGAAGGCAGAGACCGAATCGAttgaatagaaaattgaaaactaaCATTGCCAAAGCTCGAGAATCACGATTGATGCAGAGAGCAAAGGTACTGTCGGCATTAGTGAAGATGATTCGTGGGAAAACAGGAGACGAGGTGTATAAATTTCGTCCAAAATCAAGATCGAGGACCAAATCTGGAGAACGATCGAAGACTCGAAAGGGACAGGGTCAAACAATAAACGATAAATcaccagaaaaaaaaaatataatattacagCAAGTCCAGAAGAGTATTGATAATGAAATGAACGAAATGGTGAATGAAAAGGACAGAAATTTAAAAAGGAGACACGTATGGGAGATGATCGATGATGATGAGGATTTTAAAGACGTGATGGATTCTGAAAAGTTAGCTTGCGTTTTGGTATACAACCCGACGAACGATGAAGATAATGAGAGTTATGAATCAATTGAAAAAAGGGACGCTCCGATCACTGAAATCGTCAGAACAACAGATATCAGAGAGAGGCTTTTTAATCCTAAAAATCAAAGGAGCCATTGTGACTCAACGCTTATGGAACACTCAGATCCTGATAGTGTAAGGAAAGAAATTGTCGAATTGAAAGATCTGTATGAAAAGGAAGCAGCAACGATTGGAGAATCTGACGAGGATGATGGGGATGATGGTACGACTTATTTTGTTTTGGTGGAAAACTTAGACAGGCCACGGTTTTTCCGTTTgcaagaaaaacaaagaaacgtACAG AAATCATCGCCTCCTTTGCGTTACAGTAACAATTACAGGTATAATCAacctaaaaaagaaatattcgtgATTGATCCCTCGGAATACAGAGGTGGAGAACCGATTTTACAACCGTACAGAGATCCATTAAAATCAAGACCGAATTTCAGGTCAAGAAATCTATACGAAGTAATTCGTAAATCCTTACAAAAGCCGTATAACATTCGTACAGTGGAACAACGCAAACGCGAGGACAAAGTCACAAACGAGGACGTATCCGAAACATCTGAGAAGTTATCGGAAAATGTAAACACTGGAGAGCTTTTAAAAGTTTTGATCGACAATCTTGACTTGCAATCTGTCGAAGAGCTTTTCAAACAGCTCGACAAATATAATACGACAGATGAAAAGCGTAATTTTATACGCTCGATCGTTGAAGAGATGAGAAAGAAACGATCGGAAGACGAAGAAAGTTCTGAGATTATGAGAAATTCTAGAGAAAATGAATCTTTAGAGATTCTTAATAACGAAGAGGTGATGGATCAAACAGAGAGTTATCTGGATGTTTCCATAGAACAGGATACGCAAAGCAACGAAGATGACACCACTTTTGAAGTGTCCATTATAGGAGAACACCCTCCTGAAAGAATAATTGGACGACGACGAAGGGACACGAGTACTAAACCAGGAAAAAACTATTCCAAGTGGTTTAAATCATCTAAAATCATGGAGATTTTAGAGAAAAATGAACATTTTGGTAGGTTGCCGAGACAAGCAGTGGATcaagaaaaaattaatgaaaatgctGATATG GTACAACCATCAGTACTGCAACAACTGGAAGGATCTTCGAGCCCAGAAATTCAGACATCCACCGAGATGGACGACATAGAAAAATCATTAGTTCAAAAGGTACCGATCGAAAGATACACGAAGAAAGAAGATCTAAACGATGAGAACGGATTGCAATCTCTCATACAGAAAAGTATACCGAGTTTGCAAAACGTTGTGGTCGATAGTTTACAAAAAGCTCGAAATTTCACGGGATCAGTTGAAGAGTTGATTGAAAATCTGGACGAAAAGTTTGACGAGGCAACATCGGGCGAAGATGAAAATAACTCGATCAATTCTAGGTCAATAACTACTACTCAAGCTGTGTTTCATAATGCAATAACAAACGTGAAAAAATTCTTTGCATTGCTCGGTGGAATTACACGAATTTTACAAGGATAA
- the LOC117603977 gene encoding uncharacterized protein LOC117603977 produces the protein MRRSVIIYSILFTLITTVCSKSIGFVNNEDVENPTDSRVTPSIPLLHDEDVSDPKLSAKRSLLVLMPTSEEKEEIDCKETEGHSQKRKRCKTPIRAERVSPPLSKKEGILRAIQNRLKSRDEIVGASQRNPLTKTDVYDDGKYICYCQQKEDPAAEKETDQTLDSKPSPKKIKPEKKIDDRNMLVGSKHKPIPTNVPHRPILPKKSHTSVPQHSANLRPKINHPILQQKGRERIPYVPYVHRVDPQGKPTKFNLPLNSAAVKPDSIVGQQAPIGQQSDFNEDQQIVGQSQCPSNMLGQTLSQSTENTPRNDQQEATNVYDNNLQSAHSNPSEQATENSIDEEEPFIPEDASQPDDSNVQATEPKSTRQENEYETTGSGGLDYSEIKEVTNAYFTSKAYTDETESGPTGYDDFHVTGEDQGHNVNLQSPSNTPEEDQASGERTKLGNTDLNGENDEGRNVVLGESNPESANDGLNENMEHETEEETGKASPMEETIGSVHEDSTPPDETDASKENGEEYFHNEETIESPEEEANDEEAEEETSVGSWIDRLSYTTDSGNDYTTEQNDFVNEQATKYSDSKEDSSLVGSSLKTDNAEGAKDESQQSLPFCDNSLLQGTIKSVVNDYANEGSSEETVGSTHNQEFLPEIVGIPNLKSVLTMPRIEQRIMEKVKDRLSKIITVDRKIFDSDKTAVMIRNTLRHILSAAPIPKTELPPMTVEEHQFKDGKWVTNAVTVAPETDETRAPTSLGKVQASVRSFLRDPAVGLEAAKHPAVQNMIVESVRNTFEPGNEEPVDDSVIRSTLNQELSLMQTENEQNEDDTMTEDTPASDSLDVSNIDMKKLLDIAKDEAGVNDTEEHESSTPKSLNTGNSEVQEDNLNKEDTEKEATDDGVVGMAKDGSSMTSNSEEPPEVPNYKSSCSETQSNVAVAPRNQESSTDQAENDEDEDKALVGMENVGSNEEQPSFEDVGSEHDLAYLGKISLKNRNDADEVKSLKNSELYYIGDGVKLPLEIRKLNDGSYALSISRRFCEHLLNKECPCCVPVKGNVVRTVRRNSDTNDDDGGIWSSRRKIISDGESTRSILSNERRKRDLTDESLHIFSMPVESFARRYNLSLNLERAQAPWNLDAKNKIDERKRNLKNEEKNKVNVDHLRDLLTIHAISDNDQTKRVNNDRKEGATSYEYQMQREEKKSFDRYRRHRNTDENVNKRVEIVKSILNWLKNIILNASPKR, from the exons ATGCGTCGCTCGGTTATTATCTATTCGATACTTTTCACACTTATTACAACAGTGTGCTCGAAAAGCATTGGATTTGTAAACAATGAAGACGTCGAAAACCCAACCGATTCAAG AGTCACCCCAAGCATTCCGTTGCTCCACGACGAGGACGTATCTGACCCGAAACTAAGCGCAAAGAGGAGTTTGTTGGTTCTCATGCCAACATCCGAAGAGAAGGAAGAGATCGACTGCAAAGAAACAGAGGGTCACAGTCAAAAAAGAAAGCGTTGCAAAACTCCGATTCGTGCAGAGAGGGTTTCTCCGCCTTTGTCTAAAAAAGAAGGGATTTTAAGAGCGATACAAAATCGTTTAAAATCTAGAGACGAAATCGTCGGTGCTTCGCAAAGGAATCCGCTGACGAAAACCGATGTATACGACGATGGGAAATACATATGTTACTGCCAACAGAAAGAGGATCCCGCAGCCGAAAAAGAAACTGATCAAACGCTTGACTCGAAACCATCCCCTAAGAAAATTAAACCAGAAAAAAAGATTGACGATAGAAACATGCTCGTAGGTAGCAAACATAAACCGATACCTACAAACGTTCCTCATCGACCAATTTTACCGAAGAAATCGCATACCAGTGTTCCACAACATTCTGCAAATTTACGTCCTAAAATAAACCACCCTATTCTACAACAAAAAGGGCGAGAAAGGATTCCGTACGTCCCGTACGTTCATCGCGTGGATCCTCAGGGAAAGCCAACAAAATTCAACCTTCCATTGAATTCGGCTGCCGTTAAACCCGATTCGATCGTTGGCCAACAAGCGCCGATTGGTCAACAAAGTGATTTTAACGAGGATCAACAAATCGTTGGGCAATCTCAGTGTCCTTCGAACATGCTTGGCCAAACTCTGTCCCAATCGACGGAAAACACTCCAAGGAACGATCAACAAGAAGCTACCAATGTTTACGACAACAATTTACAATCCGCACACTCGAATCCCTCCGAGCAGGCAACGGAAAATTCCATCGACGAGGAAGAACCATTTATCCCCGAGGATGCTTCGCAACCGGATGATTCAAACGTGCAGGCTACCGAGCCAAAATCAACCCGCCAGGAAAACGAATACGAAACGACGGGCAGTGGAGGTTTGGATTACTCTGAAATCAAGGAGGTAACCAACGCGTATTTCACTTCGAAAGCGTACACCGATGAAACTGAAAGTGGTCCAACTGGTTACGATGATTTTCATGTCACCGGCGAGGATCAAGGTCACAACGTGAACTTGCAGAGTCCTTCGAACACTCCTGAAGAAGATCAAGCAAGTGGAGAAAGAACGAAATTAGGCAATACAGACTTGAATGGAGAAAACGATGAAGGAAGAAACGTTGTGTTGGGAGAAAGCAACCCAGAGTCTGCAAACGATGGATTAAATGAGAACATGGAACATGAAACTGAAGAAGAAACTGGAAAAGCTTCTCCTATGGAAGAAACAATCGGGTCAGTTCACGAAGATTCAACGCCTCCAGATGAAACTGACGCATCCAAAGAGAACGGAGAAGAGTATTTTCATAATGAAGAGACGATTGAATCGCCAGAAGAAGAAGCTAATGACGAAGAGGCTGAAGAGGAGACTTCGGTAGGTTCTTGGATAGATAGATTATCATACACTACTGATTCTGGAAATGATTACACGACAGAACAGAATGATTTTGTAAATGAACAAGCAACCAAGTATTCAGATTCGAAAGAAGATTCTTCTCTCGTTGGATCATCGCTGAAGACGGATAATGCTGAAGGTGCAAAGGATGAATCACAGCAATCGTTGCCATTTTGTGACAATTCCTTATTGCAAGGCACAATAAAATCGGTAGTTAATGATTATGCTAACGAAGGCTCGTCCGAGGAGACGGTTGGTTCCACGCACAACCAGGAATTTCTACCGGAAATCGTAGGAATTCCGAATTTGAAGAGTGTTCTGACCATGCCGCGGATCGAGCAGAGGATCATGGAGAAGGTGAAGGATCGTTTGTCGAAGATAATCACCGTCGACAGAAAGATCTTCGACAGCGACAAGACGGCCGTCATGATCAGGAACACTTTACGTCACATATTGTCCGCTGCACCCATTCCAAAGACGGAACTTCCGCCGATGACCGTCGAGGAACATCAATTCAAAGATGGAAAATGGGTGACCAACGCGGTTACTGTTGCACCAGAAACCGACGAAACTCGTGCTCCAACGAGTTTGGGAAAGGTACAAGCTTCTGTCAGAAGTTTTCTTCGGGATCCAGCAGTAGGTTTGGAAGCGGCCAAACATCCTGCCGTCCAAAACATGATCGTCGAAAGCGTTCGAAACACTTTCGAGCCAGGAAACGAAGAACCTGTGGACGATTCGGTGATTCGAAGCACTCTGAACCAAGAACTGAGCCTTATGCAAACAGAGAACGAACAAAATGAAGATGATACGATGACAGAAGATACACCAGCATCGGACAGCCTCGACGTATCGAATATTgatatgaaaaagttattagacATCGCCAAAGACGAGGCGGGTGTGAATGACACCGAGGAACATGAATCTTCAACTCCGAAATCCCTTAATACAGGAAACTCAGAAGTTCAAGAAGACAATTTGAATAAAGAGGATACTGAGAAGGAAGCCACGGATGATGGTGTAGTTGGAATGGCAAAAGATGGTAGTTCAATGACATCGAACTCGGAAGAACCACCAGAGGTACCAAATTATAAATCCAGCTGCAGTGAAACTCAGTCCAACGTGGCTGTTGCTCCAAGAAATCAAGAGTCCTCGACTGATCAAGCAGAAAATGATGAAGATGAGGACAAAGCATTGGTAGGAATGGAGAACGTAGGTTCGAATGAAGAACAGCCTTCGTTCGAAGACGTTGGTTCTGAACACGATCTCGCTTATTTGGGGAAAATCTCTCTGAAGAACAGGAATGATGCGGACGAAGTGAAGAGTCTTAAAAATTCCGAGCTGTATTATATCGGTGACGGCGTGAAGCTACCATTAGAGATCCGAAAATTGAACGATGGCTCGTACGCTTTATCGATATCAAGGAGATTCTGTGAACACCTTCTAAACAAGGAATGCCCTTGTTGCGTGCCTGTGAAAGGTAATGTTGTTCGCACGGTCCGAAGAAACTCGGACACGAACGATGATGACGGAGGAATCTGGTCGAGCAGGAGGAAAATAATCAGCGACGGTGAATCGACAAGATCAATTTTATCGAACGAACGAAGGAAACGTGATTTAACCGATGAAAGCTTGCACATTTTCTCGATGCCCGTAGAAAGTTTCGCGAGAAGATACAATCTGTCTTTGAATTTGGAGAGGGCGCAAGCACCGTGGAATTTAGACGCGAAGAACAAGATTGATGAACGTAagaggaatttgaaaaatgaagaaaagaacaAGGTGAACGTTGATCATCTTCGTGATCTGTTGACCATTCACGCGATCTCTGATAACGATCAAACGAAAAGGGTAAATAATGATAGAAAGGAGGGTGCAACGAGTTACGAGTACCAAATgcagagagaagagaagaaaagctTTGATAGGTACCGACGTCATCGCAACACCGATGAAAACGTGAACAAACGAGTAGAAATAGTGAAAAGTATATTGAACTggctgaaaaatataattttaaatgcaTCGCCTAAAcgataa